CTGTTGCGAGCTTCGTTTGGCACGGTCGGCGCGAACGTCCCGGCCATGCTGCGTGCGATTGTGGCTTGCGGCTGGTTTGGCATTCAAACCTGGCTGGGCGCAGGCGCAATCGATGTCCTCTTCGGCATGATCTTGCCTGGCTGGAAGTCGCTGGCGACGTCGATTGGCGGTGTGGAACTCCACACCTGGCTGGCGTTCTTTCTCTTCTGGGGAGTGCAGGTTTATTTCATCGTGGTGGGACTCGAAGGAATCAAGCATCTGGAAAGTTGGGGCTCACCACTGTTGCTGCTGGGTGGACTAATGCTTCTCGGCTGGTGTGTGAACAAAGCGGGTGGAATGGGACCGGTCTTAGAAGGGTCGGTCGACCTGCAAAAAGTGAAAAACAACTTCTGGTCCATCTTTCCCGCCTTCCTCACCGGGGCGGTTGGCTATTGGGCGACACTTTCGACCAACATCCCCGACTTCACGCGTTACGCCAGGTCACAGCGCTCACAAATGCTGGGGCAGGCTCTGGGACTCCCCACCACCATGACGTTGTTTGCCTTCATCGGCGTGGCCGTTACCAGCGCCACGCTAAGGATCTATGGCGAGCCGATTTCCGATCCGATCAAGCTGATGGCCCGCTTCGACAATGTCTACGTCGTGCTGTTTGCCACGGTCGTGGTGTTCGTCGCGCAACTCACAACCAACATGGCGGCCAATGTTGTCTCACCCAGCAATGACTTCTCGAACCTCAATCCCAAATTGATTAGCTACGTCACCGGCGGGTTAATCACCGCGGTCATTGGCATTGTGATGATGCCTTGGAAGATCATGCAATCGGCCGGCGACTATGTGTTCATCTGGCTGGTGGGTTATTCTGGATTAATGGGTGCCATCGGTGGAATCATGATCTGCGATTACTGGGTGCTGCGGCGACAACAGTTGGATTTGCGACAACTGTTCGAACCGGCCGGCAAATATTCGTACACAGGCGGAGTCAACTGGCGGGCGATGGCCGCACTCGCGATCGGCATTGCACCTTGCGTGCCTGGTTTTCTCGATGCCGCCTCGGGCAGTCGCATCGCCGCGCCTGAGTTTTTTAAAGTGCTGTACACCTACGCGTGGTTCGTCACGTTTGCGATTGGCTTCGTTTTGTACTGGCTGCTGATGTTGGGGCACCCCACCTTGCGGCCTGCTATTGAGGAAAGGTGATGCGCTCGACGCGCGTCAATCGATCATGCCCACACTCGCTACCACTGTTGACGGCCTGAAACTTCCCAATCCGTTTGTTATCGGTTCTGGTCCACCGGGCACCAATGCGAATGTCATCGGCAAAGCGCTCGACGAAGGTTGGGGTGCCGTCATCGCCAAGACGATCTCCCTCGAATCCACCAAGGTCGTCAATGTTCAGCCACGTTACGCCCGGCTGCGGTCAGCCAGTAGCGAAATCATCGGCTGGCAGAACATCGAGTTGATATCCGATCGACCCTTCGACGTCTGGCTCGACGAATTCAAGCGACTGAAAGACAAATATCCCGACGGCGTGGTGATCGCCTCCATCATGGAGGAATACAACAAAGACCGTTGGTGCGAAATTGTCGAACGGACCCAAGCTACCGGCGTGGCGGGCTTCGAACTTAACTTCTCCTGTCCACACGGTCTGCCCGAACGAAAGATGGGCTCGGCGATGGGGCAGGACTGCGCACTGATGGAAGAAGTCTGCCGCTGGGTAATGAGTGTGGCGAAGATTCCCGTCTGGGCGAAACTCACGCCGAACATCACCCACATCGATGAAACGGCCATCGCAGCGCTGAAAGGTGGTTGCCACGGGGTGAGCGCAATTAACACCATTCTTTCGGTCACCAGCGTCGATCTCGAAACGCTTCGCCCCGAACCAACCGTCGAGGGGTACAGCACGCCGGGGGGCTATAGTTGTATCGCCGTCAAACCAATCGCCTTACGCATGGTGAAGGAATGCGCCGAAGCAATCCGCCACCAATTTCCCGGTCGCAGCTTGAGCGGCATCGGCGGCATTGAGACGGGTGCCGACGCTGCCCAGTTTATTCTGCTGGGGGCCGATACGGTGCAGGTTTGCACGGGGGTCATGAAGGTGGGCTACGACTGCGTGGCGAAAATGAAAGACGATCTGCTCGCCTTCATGGCGCGTCACAAGTTCGAAACCATCAGCGACTTCAAGGGACACAGTCTGCAATATTTCACTACGCACTCCGACCTGGTCAAGCGACAAGCCGAAGCCCGTGCGGCCGCCAAAGCGGCTAAAGCCAGCGGAGTGGTTACCAAAGACACCGAGTGGCAAGGCGATGCCTTCGTCCGCCAAAGCGATGCCCTGGCGCGCAATTAAGACCCTAGTCTTACCGCCCATCAGATCTTTTGAATCTTATGATTTCGCTCCTTGACGCATCCGCTGGACCACGAGGAGTTGCAAGAGGCAGATTCTTCACCACCGCATTTTGGTATAAATGCCGTCCAAAGGAGACCTGCATATGGATACTGGTAAACGTTGCGCGGCGGAGTTCATTGGTACGTTCTGGCTCGTATTCGGAGGCTGTGGCAGCGCTGTCTTGTCGGCTGCCTTCCCTGAGGTTGGCATCGGACTGCTGGGTGTGGCCTTCGCGTTCGGGTTAACGGTCCTCACCATGGCCTATGCCATTGGTCATGTCTCGGGCTGTCATCTCAATCCCGCGGTTTCGGTTGGGCTGGTGACGGGCGGTCGCTTTCCAATTGCGGACCTCGCCCCCTACATCATCGCTCAGGTTCTGGGCGGCATTGCCGGCGCCGGCGTGCTCTATGTGATTGCTTCGGGCAAAGCGGGCTTCAGTCTGGCGGGGGGCTTCGCCTCGAATGGCTACGCCGAGCATTCGCCGGGTGGCTATTCAATGGTCGCGGCCCTGGTCGCCGAGTTCGTCCTCACCTTTATGTTTCTATTCATCATTCTGGGATCGACCGACAAGCGAGCCCCGAGTGGTTTCGCTCCCATCGCGATTGGCCTTGGTTTGACCCTCATTCACTTGATTGGCATTCCGGTCACAAACCTCTCGGTGAATCCTGCTCGTTCCACAGGACCGGCTGTGTTCGTTGGCGGTTGGGCTCTCGCGCAGCTTTGGCTGTTCTGGGTTGCCCCCATCGCGGGTGCTGCTGTCGCCGGCATTGTCTACCGCGCAGTTTTCGCGGCCAAACCGGTGGAACCAGCCAAGACAAAATGATTCTCAGACAAGATGCCAGTCCCTCATGGAATGCAACATTCGCCTCTTCAGGCCCGACGATGTCGATGTTCTGCGTCAGTTGACGGTGGAGGCGTTCGCTGGTGTTTCACTGGAACAGAACATCGAAGATGCGCTCGGGCTGCTAAATGGCCACGACTGGAAATGGCGCAAGGCACGCCACGTCGATGAAGATGTGAAGGCGAATGCAGCCGGGATCTTCGTGGCGGAAACGCTGACCGGTGTCGTGGGCTACATTTCGACAGTGGTCGATCGGGCTGCTGGCAAAGGGCGGATTCCAAATCTCGTAGTGGCCGCCGAGCTGCGCGGCCAAGGCTTGGGCCGTCAGCTGATCGAACATGCCTTGGATTACTTTCGCGAAGAAGGGCTGGAGTACGCCACGATCGAGACGATGGCCCAGAACGAAATTGGCAACCATCTGTATCGTGCTTGTGGATTTGCGGAAGTCGCGCGGCAGGTCCATTTCGCCCGCCGACTTTGAACGTGAACGGAGTCTTATTTCGTCAGCATTACTTCGCCATTGGCTTTAGCCACAAACGCTGCTTCGTAACTTCAGTCACCTTCGCACGCGAATAGACGAGCGGAAAATACTCGCCGCGCGACCACGGTTCTGCCAGGTCGTTGTAGTGAGCGCTTCCCGGTTGCCCCGATTGTCCCGGCGCACTTGTCGCCAATCCGCGATCCCAATCTGCCAGGTCGAACAGCTGCCGATAACTGGCTCCGTGAATCTGTTGGAAGTGATCGTCGTAACGCGTGTTATTGGGAGTATTCCCTTCGCCGGGCCGCTCGAAAGGACCGACGTTGAGCGCCCGCGCATTCACAACTCCCAGTGAGGCCAGCGGATGGCGAAAAGTAACCTGGTGCAGCGCACCCCAGCGTGCTTGCTGCGCGGTTGGCAGTTGCTTCCATTTTGCTACCGCGCGCTGAAACGACTCGCGCACAATTGCATCCCGCTGTTCCTTTGCGTCTGCTCCCAGCCAACGAGAATCGCACTGTTCGAGCGCGGCAATCACGGTCTCGATTCCGGCGAGCGAGTTCAGCAGCTTGACGTGTTCTGGGGGAACATGCCGCTGGAACAGCGCGGCCTGCAATTCCTTTTGCCACAGCGCATAGAGCGCGCCAGCGGGGGAATCCACCGAAAGGTGCCCGTCCCAGTCAGTCAGCAAGCGGGCCACTTCCGCCTCTTCGGCATTGGCACCAACGTCGCGCAGCAGTTTCGCGAGCGCTTGGGCTGGTAACGACACACTGTCTTGTTGCAAGCTGCGAAACTCGCCAAGTTCCCATTGGTCCTTCGAAGTCAGCCGGTTGTGCAGTCGCTGGAAGCGATAGCGAGGTGTGAACTCATAGCCGACAACGTGTGGATAATCGGCGGGCACGATATTGTGGTTGGCGGTCAGCAGGGCCCCTTCAGGCGGATTGAACCGCCGTGGATGCTCAGCCGGCGGCAGGAAACCCGACCAATCGAATTCGGCCTTGCCCGGCACTGGCAGCAAACCCGAATGAGCATGTCCTTTCGCGCCGCGTAGCGGATAGTGAGCCGCCGCGACCCAGCCGATGTTGCCATCGACATCGGCATAAACGAAATTCAACCCCGGCACATGCCAGGCTCCCAGCGCGCGGCGAAACTGTTCCTGATTCTGCGCTCGCGCGACGCCCAATGACGCCAGGTACGCAGCGCCACCCGGTTCACTGCCGCTCCACTGCAGGGCATAAGCACGATTCCGCTCGCGATCGATGTGCAGAATCGGACCATGCCGCGAATGCTTGATGCTGACCTTCGTCGGGTTCGGCATTCCTTTGACGACAATCTGTTCCTCGTAAGTGGCGAACGTTTGAAATCCATCAAGCGCTGCATATTGATCCGCATTGGCGGGATTCAATTCCTCCACGACGATGTCGGCCGTATCGGCCCCGATGATAGTAAATCCCCAGGCAATCCGTTCGTTGTGTCCGATTGCTACTCCCGGCAAACCTGGCTCACCCGCGCCAATCACATTCCAGCCCGGCGCATGCAGATGGACGACGTAACGAAGCGAGGGCAGAGCAATCGCGCGGTGCGGATCAGACGCCAGCAGCGGCTTGCCCGAGCGAGAGCGAGCGCCGGAGACAACCCAGTTGTTGCTTTCGCTCTTGGCTGGCGTAAACGACAGCGACTTCGTGAGCGCTTCGTAACCGTGCAGAAGCTTTTCAGGAAACGCTTTGGCATCTGCTGGCGAAAGATGAAGTTGATAGTTAGTGGCGGGATCAACAGGCGCTAGCCAACGAGCTTTTTCGTCGCCAACCAGTTGAATCAATTTGAGCCGCTGAACTTCGTTGCGAAAATTCTGCGACATGTAGATGCCCGACGAACGGCCGAGAATATCTGCCGGTTGCCACTTCTTGGGGCGATAGCCCAACTGGCGAAATTCGACGGGGAGTCGATCGCCGCACTGATCGATATAGGCATTGATGCCCCGCGTGAACGCCGTGGCAATGGCCTGGGTATCGGGCGAATAGCTCAGCCATTCGCGTTCCATATCGCCCCGATAGCGAATGAGCCGGGCAAATTTGTCGGCCTCGATGGCACTCGGCCCCATGACTTCGGCCAGTTCACCGACCCCTTGCCGCCGCCACAGATCGATTTGAAACAAGCGGTCTTGCGCCACGACATAGCCTTGCGCAAAGAACAGATCGTGCGAGTTTTTGGCATAGATATGCGGAACGCCCCACTGGTCGCGAGCGATCTCGACGGGCTGCTCCAGTCCCGCGAGGGTCATCTCTCCCTGCGTTTGCGAGAGCACCTCTCGTTGGGCCACGGCCGCGAATTCTGAGAGCGTGGTTAAGAGCCGCGCGGGATCGTCGGCCGAAAGTGAATCGGGCCGATGTGCCAGCAGTGCCGTCACTTCTTCTGTCTGGCCAGTGGTTCCATTCAAATGCAACTGCGCCTTCGCCTTCCGGACTCGCGCGACGAGTGTTTCATCTGTCAACCAGCGGGGCCACAGGCGAATCATCTCGACTCCGGCTTGTGCATAGGCCTCGATTTCGTCGGGCTTGGCGATCAATCCCAGCTGACGCGCTTTCGGCAACAGCTTGCGGAACTGCTGAGCCTGTTCGACGCTGCGCACACCGACGATGATGCGAGCTTCTTCGCCATGACTGCGAATTGCCGCTGCCACAAGTTCTGCGTACTCATCGCCCGACTCTTTCAGATCGAGCAGCACGTCAATCTGACCACGGCAAACGACGAGCGCCTCTTCGAGCGTGGGAATGCGTTCCCCTTTGAATTCGACAGCAAACCAGGAACCGGCATCGAGTGCCTTTAATTCCGCAAGGGTCTTCACGCTAATCAGCCCCTTGGAATTGGTCGTGCGTTCCAACTGCGCATCGTGCCGCAGAACCAGGCGTTTGTCCTTAGAAAGTCGCACATCGACTTCCACTGCGGTTGCCCCGACCTCAATCGCCCGCCGCGTGCTGGCGAGCGTATTCTCTGGGCGGTCGCTACTCGAACCACGATGGGCGACCAGTTGCTTCACCGCCAGAGCGGCGGCCACTTCGGCCGGCAGTGTTTGCTGTGCGGCAAGGGGCGCAACTAGAGCCACTACCAGCAGAGACGCGAATAGAGGGCGAACCATTGCAGCCATGAAGCTCACTCCGCAAAGCAGTCGAACTTGTTTGAAAGCGCTCCGATTGTAACTGCTTCGCGCGGCAGCGTGACTGTTGGGCACATCGGTGCCAGGCAACTGGTGCTGGAATCCGTCATCCACCACCGCGCTAAACGTTCGCCTGGACGGGTGATAATCTTTGACACGGAGCGTTTTGGTGCAGACAATTGTCTGGTCAACGAAAAGTGTTATGGACGGCATAGGTCGAACGGGGTGTTTTCGACCCGGTTGCTGCGATTTCGAACAACGGAGCTCGAGCGTGACTGATTTTCAATTGAACCGGCGGCAAGCACTTCTTATGGGTGGCTTGGGCGCGCTGAGCCTCGGCATGCCAGGAGCGGTGATTGGCAGCGACAAGCTCGATGCGCAAGGCAACGCAGTTGCCTCGGAAAAGTCGTGCATCTTCATCCTGCTGTGCGGCGGCCCGAGCCAGGTCGATACCTGGGATATGAAACCCGACGCACCTGCTTCGATCCGCGGCCCGTATCGCCCGATCGCCACCAAGGTGCCGGGCATGCGCATCAACGAGATGCATACGGAACTGGCAAAGCAGACCGACCAGTTCACGCTCATCAATTCGATGACGCACCCGGGCTCGATCAGCAATCACTTCGACGCGATGCACAACCTGCTCAGCGGCCAGTCGGCAAAGCGAGTGCAGCAGGGCATGCCAGACGACCAGCCTTATCTCGGGTCGTTTGTTGCGAAGCACCGGCCCAGCGAACGCAACCTGGTCTCCAACGCGTGGCTAATCAAGTGCGTTGGGCCCCCCGTCTTTTGCGCGCCAAACATTGGCATCGGCGGTTATCTCGGCTCGGCGTATGCGCCCGTGTTTGTGGGATCGGCCGAGAATCACCCTGCAATGGCAACTTTTAAGTCGCCAGAAATCTACGACTTCGGTAATGCTGATGACCTCAACCGCCGCAAGAATCTGTTGGCGAACCTCGAGTCCCACAAACTCGACCGCGATGCCCAAGGCAAGGATTGGTCGGATCTGCGCGTCAAAGCCTATGAAGCGATGACGCGGCCCGAAGGACGGCAGGCCTTCGACATGAGCCGCGAACCCACCAAAGTCCGCGAAGGCTATGGTATGCATCCGCTAGGTCAAAACCTGCTGCTCGCGCGACGGATGGTTGAGTCCGGCGTGCGGTTCGTGACGGTCAATGGCTGGGCGGGCCAGGCGACGCACGACAAACAGGGACCACCCAGCAGTAGTTGGGATATGCACGGCGGCAACATGGGCATGGGGAACGCCTTCGGCGACGGCTCGTACGGCATGGGCTTTTGCCTGCCGCGGCTCGATCAGGCCCTCGCCGCGCTCCTCGCAGATCTGAAGGATCGCGGCATGCTGAAGAATACGCTTGTGGTATGCATGGGCGAATTCGGCCGCACTCCCAATATCCTCACGCAAGTGCCCCCCGGCCGTCAGCACTGGCCCAGCTGTTTTTCCGCCATCATGGCGGGCTGTGGCATTCGTGGCGGGGCCGTCTATGGAAAGTCTGACAAGCACGCTGCTTATGTCGAAAGCAACCCCGTGCGTCCCGAGGAAATGGCTGCCACCATCTATCACGCCCTCGATATTCCCCTCAACCCGCCGCAAAACAATAGCGGCATCTCGCGCCCCATCACCACCGGCAAACCGCTGCTGGAACTGTTCGGCTAGCACTCTTTGCTTTCGGTCAATGGAATTTGACCAACACGTGCGGACGAGATTCGGTGCGCTCGCGCGCAGCGCGCAACCCATTTTGCCAGCGCGTTTCACTCGCAACTCTGCCTGGGTGTAGCGTTGGCACTCGGTGCCATTCGGCTAGAATTCACCTTATCGATCAGTCACCGACGGCTAAACCGCCGCCGCGGGTTCGGTGCTCGTCATGAATGCGTAGGCTCTGTTCCCTTCCATCTAGTCTTTAAAGCGATGTCTCTTGCGAGGAATCGATCATGGCTTTTACTTACAATCGTCTCGACAAGAACGACGTAGCCGTCTTGTTGGTGGATCATCAGTCCGGGCTAACCAATCTCGTTCAGGACTTTTCGCCCGATGACTTCAAAAACAATGTTCTCGCGCTGGCCGATTGCGCCAACTATTTCAAGCTGCCAACAATTCTGACCACCAGTTTCGAGGATGGCCCTAATGGCCCACTCGTGCCAGAGCTAAAAGCGCTCTTTCCCACTGCGCCGTATATCGCGCGACCCGGCAACATCAACGCTTGGGACAACGAGGACTTTGTGAAGGCGGTGAAAGCGACCGGCAAAAAGCAGTTGCTGATCGCCGGCATTGTGACGGAAGTTTGCGTGGCGTTCCCCGCCCTCTCAGCGCGTGAAGAAGGGTACGAGGTCTTTGTCGCGACCGACGCCTCGGGCACATTCAACAAGACCACGCGCGACGCAGCCTGGGCCCGCATGTCGGCAGCTGGCTGCCAGTTGATGAGTTGGTTCGGCATTGCCTGCGAACTGCACCGCGACTGGCGCAACGACATCGAGGGTTTGGGCACCCTCTTCTCGAATCATCTGCCGTCCTACCGCTGCCTTATCACCAGCTATATGGCCGGCATGGCTGCGAAAAAATAAGCTGCAACCTGGCGACGCCGCTGGTCCCTGGAAGCATGTCACTCGATATCTCCGACCCCATGATGTTCGTGCCACATAATGGCGTTGGCTAGCAGCAACAGGAGTGTCAAAATAGCAAGTTAAGTGATCGGTCGCTGCGTTCTTGGGAAATGCTTCGCAGGACCAGCTACTGTCCCGACGTGGGAACATATTCGGCGGCAACGCCACCAGAGAAAGAGCAATGGGAAGAAATTTCGAAAATCGTAAGGCTTCGATCTTCAAGACGGCAGGTCAGAAATCGAAGCTCTATTCCAAATACGGCAAGCAGTTGTATGTCGTGGCCAAGAATGGCGTTCCGGATCCCGAAAAGAATCCGGCGCTGCGGGCCTTTATCGAGAAGGCCAAAAAGGATCAGATTCCCGCACACGTTATCGATAAGGCCATCGAGAAAGCCAAAGGAGTTGGCGGCGAAGACTTCGTCTCCGCGCGCTACGAAGGTTTCGGCCCCGGCAATTCGATGGTGATTGTCGATTGCTTGACGGACAACAACAACCGCACAATTACCGACGTCCGCAACTGCTTTACAAAGACCGGTTCACGATTGGGAGCTGCGGGGTCCGTCACCCGCTCGTTTGACCATCTGGCGATTTTGTCCTTCAAGGGTGACAAAGAAGAGCAAGTGCTCGAAGCGATGATTAGCGCCGACGTCAATATCGAAGAAATCGAGAGCACGAACGGCACCCTGACGATCTACGCACCAGCTGGCGAATTCTTCAAGGCCAAGACCGCTCTCTTGCAGGCGTTTCCTGAGACGAAATTCGAAGCCCAAGAGATCACATTCCTGCCGCAAGCCAGCAAGGCCCTTAGTCCCGAAGATTTACCCATGTTCGAAAAGTTTCTCGATATGCTGAACGACTGCGACGACGTGCAGGACGTCTATCACAACGTCGAGTTGCCAGGTTAACGCGCGCGTCCTCGTTCGATAGCCGAGTGAGTCCGCACCTTAGGACGGAAGTGCGTTGCACGTTCGGATTAAGCCCATCAACATTCGTGCCCATTCTTCATGCGCCGATCCCTTGCGGAGCACGAACCTCACCAGTCCGCGCCCGAAGTACTCGCTCATCGATCGCTCATGAAAAAATGCGTTGCGTCGGCGCGGTGGTAAGCCATAAATAAGTGCGATCCCGAGGTTCAGTTTCACGTAGGTGCGCACCGTAGCTGCCAGGAAGGGCTCAACCCGTGGGGCTGGCCCATCAAACACTCGGTTCCGATCGAGGTTCGCCGCCAAAGCTGGTTGATCGGACAGTGAGTGGCGCGACGACACCAAAGGATAATGTCGTAAGTCGGCGGGGCGCACGCTTCGCTTCTTCGCGAGAGGATGCCCCTTAGGAGTCACCAACAAGGTTTCGAGTTCGTAAGCGGGCTCGATCGAAAGTCCCGGTGGCGGCCGACCGGGTACGCCCTCCGATGTCAAACCAAGATCCGCAGCACCCGATTCGACAGCCTGGATGACCAAGTCATCGTGCAATTCGAGAAATGCCACCCGTACCTGCGGCGCGCTCTTGAGCAGCGCGAGAATTGCGTCGGGCAAATCTTCTTGAATAACTCGTGGCGGGCCGGCGATCGTCAACCGGACTTCGGCGGTCGATTGCGCGAGTTCAAAGCGCTTTCTCAGCCCGTTTGTGGCGGTAATGATTGGCATCGCAAACTCAGCCAGCAGTTGCCCCTCGGCGGTGAGCCGGCAACCGCGCCGGTGCGGTTCAATTAGCTGAACGCCAAAGTCGCGCTGCAATGCGAGCACCTGCTCGCGAACCGTCGGATGTGTGAGGCCCAGTGTCTTCGCCGCCGCTGCCAGGCTTCCCAGGCGGGCTGTTTCGCAGAAGCTCCGCAATTGCTGCAGCGTGAGCTCTTTGTAAGCAGGACTTTTCGCAGCTTGCCGCGGCATGGCCGAATTTCCTGGTAACGGTTAAGCCTTTATCACATGAAGATAAAACATCAATCAGCTTACACTTGAATAATGCGGACCTCTACCGCAAACTGGACTCATGTTCCAGGATCCACTGTGTTGCCGAACTGCTCAAGACGAGCCAAATTGCAGTGGAATATTGTTTTTTCAGCCAAAGATGCTTTGCCCAAGCGCACTCTGCTGTTGGCTATCTGGCCTGATACTGTTCATCGTGACAGCCACCGGCATTGCTGACGAACTCAGCCAAAAGGATGTGGCCTTTTTCGAGAGCAAGATTCGGCCAATCTTGGCCAAGCACTGCTATGAATGTCACTCGGCAGGAGCGAAGCAGGTGCATGGTGGCTTGCGACTCGATTCGCGCCACACCCTTCTGCAGGGTGGCGATTCCGGCGCGATTGTAGTAGCTGGCCAACCGGAGAAGAGTCTACTCATCGAGTCGATCGGCTACTCCGGCGATATTCAAATGCCACCGGCGGGCAAACTACCCGCCGCAGAGATTGCCCTGCTCACCGGTTGGGTTCGTAGCGGTGCCATACTTCCCGAAGATCGTTCGACTTCTGACTCAAAAAAGAGTATCGATTTTGTTGCTGGGCGGACCTTCTGGTCGTTTGTACCGCCGCAAGCTGTGCCCCAACCGGCAGTTCGCGGAGCAGAGTGGCTGCGGCAACCAATCGATTCCTTTGTGCTCACCGCGCTAGAAACGCAGAATCTCACCCCAACCGAGCGAGCGGATCGCCGCACCCTCATTCGCCGTGCCACATACGATCTCACCGGCCTGCCACCCAGTGCGGAGGAAGTCGCGCAGTTTGTGGCCGACCAACAGCCTGATGCGTATGAACAACTGATCGACCGACTGCTTGCCTCACCTCATTACGGGGAGCGCTGGGGACGATATTGGCTTGACTATGCCCGCTATTCGGACGGCAATGCAACCTCGCTGGAAGTTCGCGGCCAGGCGTGGCTCTATCGCGATTGGGTCGTCGGTGCACTGAGCGCCGATCTCTCTTACGATCAGTTCGTCCTGCAACAGTTCGCTGCCGACCATTTGCCCGAGTGCACTTCGGCCGATCTGGCCGCGTTGGGCTTTCTCGGGATTAGTCCGGAGTATTGGAAGGAACTTCAACTCGCACCGGCCGTAATCGAGACGATTGTGGCCGATGAATGGGAAGAGCGGATCGATGCCATCGGCCGGACGTTTCTCGGACTGTCGATTGCTTGTGCTCGTTGCCACGATCATAAGTTTGATCCCATCAGCACAGAAGATTACTACGCCCTGGCCGGAGTGCTCGCCAGCACGCAATTAACCGAGCGAGTCGTCATTCCCGAGCCTGCAGCGCAAGTCGTTCGCCAGGCAACAGAAAAGGTGAAGTCACTGCGCGCGGAGTTGGCGAAGCTCACAGCCATCCAAGCGAAATCGCCGGACGACAAGGCAAAAATCGCAGACCTTCAATCACAAATCGCTTCAATCGAAAGCACCACTCCGCACTATCACTCGTCCACCGCTCACGGCCTGATTGATGCGGCGCTCCATGTTCTACCAGCTGGTAAGAACCACACGAAGATAGAATACAAGCCCGGCGAGACGCTCGACCTGTCCGTGCATATACGCGGTAACCCCACGCGGCGGGGAGCGCAGGTGCCACGGCGGTTTCTCACCGTTTTCTCGGCAGACAAGCCAGCATCATTTCAGCAGGGGAGCGGCCGACTCGAACTTGCTAAGGCGATCTTGAACGAGGGAGCACCCCTTTCGGCACGTGTCATTGTGAATCGAGTCTGGAAGAATCACTTTGGCCGCGGGCTTGTCGAAACCCTGAGCGATTTTGGTACGCAAGGCGCACGACCGTCTCATCCCGAACTGCTCGACGACTTGACCCACCGCTTTGTTGAACACGGCTGGTCGCTCAAGTGGCTGCACCGCGAACTAATGCTCTCCGCCACTTATCAACAGGGCAGCACTTATAGCCGCGAGAAAGTCGGTATCGATCCCGATAATCGCTGGCTATGGCGGATGAATCGTCGCCGACTCGATATCGAAGCGTGGCGCGACTCACTACTCGTCGCGAGTGACAATCTCGATCGGCGAGTGGGTGGACCGTCGGTGGTTCTTTCGGCAGCGGCAAATCGCCGCCGAACGCTCTACGCCAAGATTGACCGTGCAGACGTCGATGATGTGCTGCGGCTGTTCGACTTTCCCGATCCGGCGACGCATAGCCCCGACCGCATGCCCACGACTACTCCGTTGCAGCAACTATTCGTCCTTAACAGCACGTTCATGCAGCAGCAAGCGCAAGGTGTGGCCGAGTTGCTGCTGGCGGGCGGAATTGAGTCAAAGGAAGCAATCGTCCTGCGCGCGTACCGCCAGTTGTTTGCCCGTGAGCCGAGTTCGAACGAGCTTCGGTTTGGCGTGGAGTTTCTTGGCGAGCACGCTACGGAAGTGCCGCGGGTGCGTGAGTATGCCCAGGCACTGCTGGGTCTGAATGAGTTC
Above is a window of Anatilimnocola aggregata DNA encoding:
- the ycaC gene encoding isochorismate family cysteine hydrolase YcaC — encoded protein: MAFTYNRLDKNDVAVLLVDHQSGLTNLVQDFSPDDFKNNVLALADCANYFKLPTILTTSFEDGPNGPLVPELKALFPTAPYIARPGNINAWDNEDFVKAVKATGKKQLLIAGIVTEVCVAFPALSAREEGYEVFVATDASGTFNKTTRDAAWARMSAAGCQLMSWFGIACELHRDWRNDIEGLGTLFSNHLPSYRCLITSYMAGMAAKK
- a CDS encoding YebC/PmpR family DNA-binding transcriptional regulator; the protein is MGRNFENRKASIFKTAGQKSKLYSKYGKQLYVVAKNGVPDPEKNPALRAFIEKAKKDQIPAHVIDKAIEKAKGVGGEDFVSARYEGFGPGNSMVIVDCLTDNNNRTITDVRNCFTKTGSRLGAAGSVTRSFDHLAILSFKGDKEEQVLEAMISADVNIEEIESTNGTLTIYAPAGEFFKAKTALLQAFPETKFEAQEITFLPQASKALSPEDLPMFEKFLDMLNDCDDVQDVYHNVELPG
- a CDS encoding penicillin acylase family protein; translated protein: MAAMVRPLFASLLVVALVAPLAAQQTLPAEVAAALAVKQLVAHRGSSSDRPENTLASTRRAIEVGATAVEVDVRLSKDKRLVLRHDAQLERTTNSKGLISVKTLAELKALDAGSWFAVEFKGERIPTLEEALVVCRGQIDVLLDLKESGDEYAELVAAAIRSHGEEARIIVGVRSVEQAQQFRKLLPKARQLGLIAKPDEIEAYAQAGVEMIRLWPRWLTDETLVARVRKAKAQLHLNGTTGQTEEVTALLAHRPDSLSADDPARLLTTLSEFAAVAQREVLSQTQGEMTLAGLEQPVEIARDQWGVPHIYAKNSHDLFFAQGYVVAQDRLFQIDLWRRQGVGELAEVMGPSAIEADKFARLIRYRGDMEREWLSYSPDTQAIATAFTRGINAYIDQCGDRLPVEFRQLGYRPKKWQPADILGRSSGIYMSQNFRNEVQRLKLIQLVGDEKARWLAPVDPATNYQLHLSPADAKAFPEKLLHGYEALTKSLSFTPAKSESNNWVVSGARSRSGKPLLASDPHRAIALPSLRYVVHLHAPGWNVIGAGEPGLPGVAIGHNERIAWGFTIIGADTADIVVEELNPANADQYAALDGFQTFATYEEQIVVKGMPNPTKVSIKHSRHGPILHIDRERNRAYALQWSGSEPGGAAYLASLGVARAQNQEQFRRALGAWHVPGLNFVYADVDGNIGWVAAAHYPLRGAKGHAHSGLLPVPGKAEFDWSGFLPPAEHPRRFNPPEGALLTANHNIVPADYPHVVGYEFTPRYRFQRLHNRLTSKDQWELGEFRSLQQDSVSLPAQALAKLLRDVGANAEEAEVARLLTDWDGHLSVDSPAGALYALWQKELQAALFQRHVPPEHVKLLNSLAGIETVIAALEQCDSRWLGADAKEQRDAIVRESFQRAVAKWKQLPTAQQARWGALHQVTFRHPLASLGVVNARALNVGPFERPGEGNTPNNTRYDDHFQQIHGASYRQLFDLADWDRGLATSAPGQSGQPGSAHYNDLAEPWSRGEYFPLVYSRAKVTEVTKQRLWLKPMAK
- a CDS encoding DUF1501 domain-containing protein, coding for MTDFQLNRRQALLMGGLGALSLGMPGAVIGSDKLDAQGNAVASEKSCIFILLCGGPSQVDTWDMKPDAPASIRGPYRPIATKVPGMRINEMHTELAKQTDQFTLINSMTHPGSISNHFDAMHNLLSGQSAKRVQQGMPDDQPYLGSFVAKHRPSERNLVSNAWLIKCVGPPVFCAPNIGIGGYLGSAYAPVFVGSAENHPAMATFKSPEIYDFGNADDLNRRKNLLANLESHKLDRDAQGKDWSDLRVKAYEAMTRPEGRQAFDMSREPTKVREGYGMHPLGQNLLLARRMVESGVRFVTVNGWAGQATHDKQGPPSSSWDMHGGNMGMGNAFGDGSYGMGFCLPRLDQALAALLADLKDRGMLKNTLVVCMGEFGRTPNILTQVPPGRQHWPSCFSAIMAGCGIRGGAVYGKSDKHAAYVESNPVRPEEMAATIYHALDIPLNPPQNNSGISRPITTGKPLLELFG